The following proteins are co-located in the Anser cygnoides isolate HZ-2024a breed goose chromosome 2, Taihu_goose_T2T_genome, whole genome shotgun sequence genome:
- the LOC106039641 gene encoding guanine nucleotide-binding protein G(I)/G(S)/G(O) subunit gamma-11 — MPAINIEDLSEKDKLKMEVEQLRKEVKLERQPVSKCSEEIKNYIEERSGEDPLVKGVPEDKNPFKEKGGCVIA; from the exons ATGCCGGCCATCAACATCGAGGACCTGAGCGAGAAGGACAAACTGAAAATGGAAGTGGAGCAGCTGCGGAAAGAAGTCAAGCTGGAGAGGCAGCCG GTGTCCAAGTGCTCCGAGGAGATCAAGAACTACATCGAGGAGCGGTCGGGCGAGGACCCGCTGGTGAAGGGCGTCCCGGAGGACAAGAACCCCTTCAAGGAGAAAGGAGGCTGTGTCATCGCCTGA